A genome region from Macrobrachium rosenbergii isolate ZJJX-2024 chromosome 42, ASM4041242v1, whole genome shotgun sequence includes the following:
- the LOC136828379 gene encoding TGF-beta-activated kinase 1 and MAP3K7-binding protein 3-like isoform X10: MESTRPPADTRNIPHMQLFHHLKQKFPDLRDNDVNESIQKYGLDRERCEEELSQKALIHHGGYYRPWSRPGSSLSSPTLSRVTSPIRTGIPSTPTTPVITTTMPTTPFHHTTATQHVCGPVQSNGYLVYSYAPEMVAEPGPVYTAACQTPVTTNPVFYQPVINNTPLYGWHPSASNGFRAAGIQPPRPGVIPYNIEDTPFSSREPSQSRSVTPVPNSAPVMPSFDPFSAFEKKEPMRRRSAETHLDGRKGQYYSKQSSENFCASPHSPTPPISNSAMDSPATSTTTTTTFTNTRSHNVDAVNINGGNTNRPPPAIVQEQSIRKQKLETELAKQLEEKGKLQSEVQMMMRELEARENQRKRNADSNAKRIEEVQRENQRLQSECDEMENKILRLAPDIGQDDYSGIPSSQPYHEPPVAPQLTSKYSRALQIFKNILASHKIGSKKVEEVEKKTDVGTLEDENLEIIIEDWDRASSGSSLGSGTGTPQTPHTPYTPQGGYIPPRPAAPPPPPPMPNFRGFQGVPGDTGDEMAPKWGCTKCTFINHPDMNKCEMCECPRFTIGTASSHHAGLPPHHQGPCYCHRQHAPGAVASSIGAAAANSLHHTYSSLPLVANEKPSLSNILKEKLIGLRDRSDSV; the protein is encoded by the exons ATGGAATCTACGCGGCCACCAGCTGACACGCGCAACATCCCCCACATGCAACTTTTCCACCATTTGAAACAGAAGTTCCCAGACCTCAGGGACAATGATGTTAATGAAAGCATACAAAAG TATGGCCTTGATCGTGAACGTTGTGAAGAGGAATTATCCCAAAAGGCATTAATTCATCATGGTGGTTACTATAGACCTTGGAGCCGCCCTGGTAGCAGCCTATCATCTCCAACATTGTCTAGAGTCACCTCTCCTATTCGAACAGGCATACCTTCCACTCCTACCACACCTGTTATTACAACCACAATGCCTACCACTCCATTTCACCATACCACAGCTACTCAACATGTCTGTGGGCCAGTACAGTCCAATGGGTACTTAGTTTATAGTTACGCTCCAGAGATGGTTGCTGAGCCTGGACCTGTATATACAGCAGCTTGTCAAACTCCAGTAACTACAAATCCAGTGTTTTATCAACCAGTGATCAATAATACACCACTGTACGGTTGGCATCCTTCGGCGTCCAATGGTTTCCGAGCTGCTGGTATTCAGCCACCAAGACCCGGGGTTATACCGTACAACATTGAAGACACTCCATTTTCTTCCCGTGAACCCTCTCAGTCTCGATCAGTCACTCCAGTGCCTAACTCTGCTCCTGTAATGCCAAGTTTTGATCCTTTTAGTGCCTTTGAAAAGAAAGAACCTATGCGTCGAAGAAGTGCAGAAACTCatttagatggaagaaagggacaaTATTATAGTAAACAAAGttcagaaaacttttgtgccAGTCCACATTCCCCTACTCCACCAATTAGCAACAGTGCAATGGATTCACCGGCTACTTCTACTACAACAACTACTACTTTCACCAATACGCGAAGCCATAATGTTGATGCAGTCAACATTAATGGTGGCAATACCAACCGACCCCCTCCAG CAATTGTCCAGGAACAGAGTATTCGCAAGCAGAAGTTGGAGACAGAGTTAGCAAAGCAattagaagaaaaagggaagtTACAGTCTGAGGTTCAAATGATGATGCGAGAACTAGAAGCCCGCGAAAATCAACGAAAAAGAAATGCAGACTCAAATGCAAAG AGAATAGAAGAGGTACAGCGAGAAAATCAAAGATTACAATCAGAAtgtgatgaaatggaaaataagattCTACGTCTTG CACCTGACATAGGCCAAGATGATTATTCAGGTATTCCTTCAAGTCAGCCCTATCACGAGCCCCCTGTTGCACCTCAACTTACTAGTAAGTATTCTCGAGCTCTGCAGATCTTCAAAAATATTCTGGCATCACACAAAATAGGCTCCAAAAAAGTAGAGGAGGTTGAGAAGAAGACGGATGTTGGTACTTTAGAGGATGAGAATTTGGAAATCATAATCGAGGATTGGGATA GAGCTAGCTCTGGTTCAAGCTTGGGAAGTGGAACAGGCACTCCGCAGACACCGCACACACCGTATACCCCCCAAGGTGGTTATATTCCACCAAGACCAGCagcacctccaccaccacctcctatGCCCAATTTTCGTGGATTTCAG GGTGTTCCTGGCGATACTGGGGATGAGATGGCTCCAAAATGGGGTTGCACCAAATGCACCTTCATCAACCATCCAGACATGAACAAGTGCGAGATGTGCGAGTGTCCACGCTTCACCATAGGTACGGCTTCCTCCCATCATGCAGGTCTTCCCCCCCACCATCAGGGTCCTTGCTACTGTCACCGCCAACATGCTCCAGGTGCTGTTGCAAGTTCCATAGGGGCGGCTGCAGCTAACTCTCTTCACCATACATACTCATCTCTCCCGCTCGTGGCTAATGAAAAACCTAGCCTTTCTAATATCTTAAAGGAAAAGCTCATAGGGTTGCGTGACCGCTCTGATAGTGTTTAA
- the LOC136828379 gene encoding TGF-beta-activated kinase 1 and MAP3K7-binding protein 2-like isoform X2 translates to MESTRPPADTRNIPHMQLFHHLKQKFPDLRDNDVNESIQKYGLDRERCEEELSQKALIHHGGYYRPWSRPGSSLSSPTLSRVTSPIRTGIPSTPTTPVITTTMPTTPFHHTTATQHVCGPVQSNGYLVYSYAPEMVAEPGPVYTAACQTPVTTNPVFYQPVINNTPLYGWHPSASNGFRAAGIQPPRPGVIPYNIEDTPFSSREPSQSRSVTPVPNSAPVMPSFDPFSAFEKKEPMRRRSAETHLDGRKGQYYSKQSSENFCASPHSPTPPISNSAMDSPATSTTTTTTFTNTRSHNVDAVNINGGNTNRPPPGPRHVSSLHLTPVPPHGAHHAPGPPQGDGTVKVCGRSYTSVNLQLRQPSTEPQPPIQIRSSGSSLTYSTSSLDHRQGSRSSLQISIGPTGGTISAMRTNLDNKNSPANTAFHIQYSSSANGASTPTGTAFPTTEDVVGKEGVHGQSRRPQTWYISEPVPNEPRQRKSSLPECVGPPVSLHHLHYPPSSDAGLVYNTGEPVWAVPPARPNLSYSQAIVQEQSIRKQKLETELAKQLEEKGKLQSEVQMMMRELEARENQRKRNADSNAKRIEEVQRENQRLQSECDEMENKILRLAPDIGQDDYSGIPSSQPYHEPPVAPQLTRASSGSSLGSGTGTPQTPHTPYTPQGGYIPPRPAAPPPPPPMPNFRGFQGVPGDTGDEMAPKWGCTKCTFINHPDMNKCEMCECPRFTIGTASSHHAGLPPHHQGPCYCHRQHAPGELQDIHIQVRHQNFQSPRSQEYPGWTMV, encoded by the exons ATGGAATCTACGCGGCCACCAGCTGACACGCGCAACATCCCCCACATGCAACTTTTCCACCATTTGAAACAGAAGTTCCCAGACCTCAGGGACAATGATGTTAATGAAAGCATACAAAAG TATGGCCTTGATCGTGAACGTTGTGAAGAGGAATTATCCCAAAAGGCATTAATTCATCATGGTGGTTACTATAGACCTTGGAGCCGCCCTGGTAGCAGCCTATCATCTCCAACATTGTCTAGAGTCACCTCTCCTATTCGAACAGGCATACCTTCCACTCCTACCACACCTGTTATTACAACCACAATGCCTACCACTCCATTTCACCATACCACAGCTACTCAACATGTCTGTGGGCCAGTACAGTCCAATGGGTACTTAGTTTATAGTTACGCTCCAGAGATGGTTGCTGAGCCTGGACCTGTATATACAGCAGCTTGTCAAACTCCAGTAACTACAAATCCAGTGTTTTATCAACCAGTGATCAATAATACACCACTGTACGGTTGGCATCCTTCGGCGTCCAATGGTTTCCGAGCTGCTGGTATTCAGCCACCAAGACCCGGGGTTATACCGTACAACATTGAAGACACTCCATTTTCTTCCCGTGAACCCTCTCAGTCTCGATCAGTCACTCCAGTGCCTAACTCTGCTCCTGTAATGCCAAGTTTTGATCCTTTTAGTGCCTTTGAAAAGAAAGAACCTATGCGTCGAAGAAGTGCAGAAACTCatttagatggaagaaagggacaaTATTATAGTAAACAAAGttcagaaaacttttgtgccAGTCCACATTCCCCTACTCCACCAATTAGCAACAGTGCAATGGATTCACCGGCTACTTCTACTACAACAACTACTACTTTCACCAATACGCGAAGCCATAATGTTGATGCAGTCAACATTAATGGTGGCAATACCAACCGACCCCCTCCAGGTCCGAGACATGTATCCTCTTTGCATCTCACCCCTGTTCCTCCCCATGGTGCCCATCATGCCCCAGGACCTCCTCAGGGAGATGGCACAGTAAAAGTTTGTGGTCGATCATATACATCAGTCAATCTTCAGTTAAGACAACCTTCTACTGAGCCACAACCTCCCATTCAAATACGTAGTAGTGGCTCATCCCTTACCTATTCCACATCCTCCCTTGATCACCGTCAAGGTTCACGTTCCTCCCTCCAGATCTCCATAGGTCCCACTGGTGGCACAATTTCAGCTATGCGCACAAATCTAGACAATAAAAATTCCCCGGCCAATACAGCGTTCCACATCCAATACAGTTCGAGTGCAAATGGGGCTTCAACTCCTACTGGAACTGCATTTCCAACAACAGAAGATGTGGTGGGAAAGGAGGGGGTGCATGGCCAGTCGCGACGCCCACAGACCTGGTACATTTCTGAGCCTGTGCCAAATGAACCCAGGCAACGCAAGTCATCTTTACCAGAGTGTGTGGGACCGCCAGTGTCCTTGCACCACCTTCATTACCCCCCTTCCTCTGATGCTGGTTTGGTTTATAATACAGGAGAACCTGTTTGGGCTGTACCACCTGCCAGGCCTAATTTATCGTATTCACAAG CAATTGTCCAGGAACAGAGTATTCGCAAGCAGAAGTTGGAGACAGAGTTAGCAAAGCAattagaagaaaaagggaagtTACAGTCTGAGGTTCAAATGATGATGCGAGAACTAGAAGCCCGCGAAAATCAACGAAAAAGAAATGCAGACTCAAATGCAAAG AGAATAGAAGAGGTACAGCGAGAAAATCAAAGATTACAATCAGAAtgtgatgaaatggaaaataagattCTACGTCTTG CACCTGACATAGGCCAAGATGATTATTCAGGTATTCCTTCAAGTCAGCCCTATCACGAGCCCCCTGTTGCACCTCAACTTACTA GAGCTAGCTCTGGTTCAAGCTTGGGAAGTGGAACAGGCACTCCGCAGACACCGCACACACCGTATACCCCCCAAGGTGGTTATATTCCACCAAGACCAGCagcacctccaccaccacctcctatGCCCAATTTTCGTGGATTTCAG GGTGTTCCTGGCGATACTGGGGATGAGATGGCTCCAAAATGGGGTTGCACCAAATGCACCTTCATCAACCATCCAGACATGAACAAGTGCGAGATGTGCGAGTGTCCACGCTTCACCATAGGTACGGCTTCCTCCCATCATGCAGGTCTTCCCCCCCACCATCAGGGTCCTTGCTACTGTCACCGCCAACATGCTCCAG GGGAATTACAAGATATACATATCCAAGTTAGGCACCAAAACTTCCAATCTCCAC GGTCACAGGAGTATCCTGGCTGGACGATGGTGTAG
- the LOC136828379 gene encoding TGF-beta-activated kinase 1 and MAP3K7-binding protein 2-like isoform X3, with protein sequence MESTRPPADTRNIPHMQLFHHLKQKFPDLRDNDVNESIQKYGLDRERCEEELSQKALIHHGGYYRPWSRPGSSLSSPTLSRVTSPIRTGIPSTPTTPVITTTMPTTPFHHTTATQHVCGPVQSNGYLVYSYAPEMVAEPGPVYTAACQTPVTTNPVFYQPVINNTPLYGWHPSASNGFRAAGIQPPRPGVIPYNIEDTPFSSREPSQSRSVTPVPNSAPVMPSFDPFSAFEKKEPMRRRSAETHLDGRKGQYYSKQSSENFCASPHSPTPPISNSAMDSPATSTTTTTTFTNTRSHNVDAVNINGGNTNRPPPGPRHVSSLHLTPVPPHGAHHAPGPPQGDGTVKVCGRSYTSVNLQLRQPSTEPQPPIQIRSSGSSLTYSTSSLDHRQGSRSSLQISIGPTGGTISAMRTNLDNKNSPANTAFHIQYSSSANGASTPTGTAFPTTEDVVGKEGVHGQSRRPQTWYISEPVPNEPRQRKSSLPECVGPPVSLHHLHYPPSSDAGLVYNTGEPVWAVPPARPNLSYSQAIVQEQSIRKQKLETELAKQLEEKGKLQSEVQMMMRELEARENQRKRNADSNAKRIEEVQRENQRLQSECDEMENKILRLAPDIGQDDYSGIPSSQPYHEPPVAPQLTRASSGSSLGSGTGTPQTPHTPYTPQGGYIPPRPAAPPPPPPMPNFRGFQGVPGDTGDEMAPKWGCTKCTFINHPDMNKCEMCECPRFTIGTASSHHAGLPPHHQGPCYCHRQHAPGELQDIHIQVRHQNFQSPLRDLP encoded by the exons ATGGAATCTACGCGGCCACCAGCTGACACGCGCAACATCCCCCACATGCAACTTTTCCACCATTTGAAACAGAAGTTCCCAGACCTCAGGGACAATGATGTTAATGAAAGCATACAAAAG TATGGCCTTGATCGTGAACGTTGTGAAGAGGAATTATCCCAAAAGGCATTAATTCATCATGGTGGTTACTATAGACCTTGGAGCCGCCCTGGTAGCAGCCTATCATCTCCAACATTGTCTAGAGTCACCTCTCCTATTCGAACAGGCATACCTTCCACTCCTACCACACCTGTTATTACAACCACAATGCCTACCACTCCATTTCACCATACCACAGCTACTCAACATGTCTGTGGGCCAGTACAGTCCAATGGGTACTTAGTTTATAGTTACGCTCCAGAGATGGTTGCTGAGCCTGGACCTGTATATACAGCAGCTTGTCAAACTCCAGTAACTACAAATCCAGTGTTTTATCAACCAGTGATCAATAATACACCACTGTACGGTTGGCATCCTTCGGCGTCCAATGGTTTCCGAGCTGCTGGTATTCAGCCACCAAGACCCGGGGTTATACCGTACAACATTGAAGACACTCCATTTTCTTCCCGTGAACCCTCTCAGTCTCGATCAGTCACTCCAGTGCCTAACTCTGCTCCTGTAATGCCAAGTTTTGATCCTTTTAGTGCCTTTGAAAAGAAAGAACCTATGCGTCGAAGAAGTGCAGAAACTCatttagatggaagaaagggacaaTATTATAGTAAACAAAGttcagaaaacttttgtgccAGTCCACATTCCCCTACTCCACCAATTAGCAACAGTGCAATGGATTCACCGGCTACTTCTACTACAACAACTACTACTTTCACCAATACGCGAAGCCATAATGTTGATGCAGTCAACATTAATGGTGGCAATACCAACCGACCCCCTCCAGGTCCGAGACATGTATCCTCTTTGCATCTCACCCCTGTTCCTCCCCATGGTGCCCATCATGCCCCAGGACCTCCTCAGGGAGATGGCACAGTAAAAGTTTGTGGTCGATCATATACATCAGTCAATCTTCAGTTAAGACAACCTTCTACTGAGCCACAACCTCCCATTCAAATACGTAGTAGTGGCTCATCCCTTACCTATTCCACATCCTCCCTTGATCACCGTCAAGGTTCACGTTCCTCCCTCCAGATCTCCATAGGTCCCACTGGTGGCACAATTTCAGCTATGCGCACAAATCTAGACAATAAAAATTCCCCGGCCAATACAGCGTTCCACATCCAATACAGTTCGAGTGCAAATGGGGCTTCAACTCCTACTGGAACTGCATTTCCAACAACAGAAGATGTGGTGGGAAAGGAGGGGGTGCATGGCCAGTCGCGACGCCCACAGACCTGGTACATTTCTGAGCCTGTGCCAAATGAACCCAGGCAACGCAAGTCATCTTTACCAGAGTGTGTGGGACCGCCAGTGTCCTTGCACCACCTTCATTACCCCCCTTCCTCTGATGCTGGTTTGGTTTATAATACAGGAGAACCTGTTTGGGCTGTACCACCTGCCAGGCCTAATTTATCGTATTCACAAG CAATTGTCCAGGAACAGAGTATTCGCAAGCAGAAGTTGGAGACAGAGTTAGCAAAGCAattagaagaaaaagggaagtTACAGTCTGAGGTTCAAATGATGATGCGAGAACTAGAAGCCCGCGAAAATCAACGAAAAAGAAATGCAGACTCAAATGCAAAG AGAATAGAAGAGGTACAGCGAGAAAATCAAAGATTACAATCAGAAtgtgatgaaatggaaaataagattCTACGTCTTG CACCTGACATAGGCCAAGATGATTATTCAGGTATTCCTTCAAGTCAGCCCTATCACGAGCCCCCTGTTGCACCTCAACTTACTA GAGCTAGCTCTGGTTCAAGCTTGGGAAGTGGAACAGGCACTCCGCAGACACCGCACACACCGTATACCCCCCAAGGTGGTTATATTCCACCAAGACCAGCagcacctccaccaccacctcctatGCCCAATTTTCGTGGATTTCAG GGTGTTCCTGGCGATACTGGGGATGAGATGGCTCCAAAATGGGGTTGCACCAAATGCACCTTCATCAACCATCCAGACATGAACAAGTGCGAGATGTGCGAGTGTCCACGCTTCACCATAGGTACGGCTTCCTCCCATCATGCAGGTCTTCCCCCCCACCATCAGGGTCCTTGCTACTGTCACCGCCAACATGCTCCAG GGGAATTACAAGATATACATATCCAAGTTAGGCACCAAAACTTCCAATCTCCAC
- the LOC136828379 gene encoding TGF-beta-activated kinase 1 and MAP3K7-binding protein 2-like isoform X5 encodes MESTRPPADTRNIPHMQLFHHLKQKFPDLRDNDVNESIQKYGLDRERCEEELSQKALIHHGGYYRPWSRPGSSLSSPTLSRVTSPIRTGIPSTPTTPVITTTMPTTPFHHTTATQHVCGPVQSNGYLVYSYAPEMVAEPGPVYTAACQTPVTTNPVFYQPVINNTPLYGWHPSASNGFRAAGIQPPRPGVIPYNIEDTPFSSREPSQSRSVTPVPNSAPVMPSFDPFSAFEKKEPMRRRSAETHLDGRKGQYYSKQSSENFCASPHSPTPPISNSAMDSPATSTTTTTTFTNTRSHNVDAVNINGGNTNRPPPGPRHVSSLHLTPVPPHGAHHAPGPPQGDGTVKVCGRSYTSVNLQLRQPSTEPQPPIQIRSSGSSLTYSTSSLDHRQGSRSSLQISIGPTGGTISAMRTNLDNKNSPANTAFHIQYSSSANGASTPTGTAFPTTEDVVGKEGVHGQSRRPQTWYISEPVPNEPRQRKSSLPECVGPPVSLHHLHYPPSSDAGLVYNTGEPVWAVPPARPNLSYSQAIVQEQSIRKQKLETELAKQLEEKGKLQSEVQMMMRELEARENQRKRNADSNAKRIEEVQRENQRLQSECDEMENKILRLAPDIGQDDYSGIPSSQPYHEPPVAPQLTRASSGSSLGSGTGTPQTPHTPYTPQGGYIPPRPAAPPPPPPMPNFRGFQGVPGDTGDEMAPKWGCTKCTFINHPDMNKCEMCECPRFTIGTASSHHAGLPPHHQGPCYCHRQHAPVRDLP; translated from the exons ATGGAATCTACGCGGCCACCAGCTGACACGCGCAACATCCCCCACATGCAACTTTTCCACCATTTGAAACAGAAGTTCCCAGACCTCAGGGACAATGATGTTAATGAAAGCATACAAAAG TATGGCCTTGATCGTGAACGTTGTGAAGAGGAATTATCCCAAAAGGCATTAATTCATCATGGTGGTTACTATAGACCTTGGAGCCGCCCTGGTAGCAGCCTATCATCTCCAACATTGTCTAGAGTCACCTCTCCTATTCGAACAGGCATACCTTCCACTCCTACCACACCTGTTATTACAACCACAATGCCTACCACTCCATTTCACCATACCACAGCTACTCAACATGTCTGTGGGCCAGTACAGTCCAATGGGTACTTAGTTTATAGTTACGCTCCAGAGATGGTTGCTGAGCCTGGACCTGTATATACAGCAGCTTGTCAAACTCCAGTAACTACAAATCCAGTGTTTTATCAACCAGTGATCAATAATACACCACTGTACGGTTGGCATCCTTCGGCGTCCAATGGTTTCCGAGCTGCTGGTATTCAGCCACCAAGACCCGGGGTTATACCGTACAACATTGAAGACACTCCATTTTCTTCCCGTGAACCCTCTCAGTCTCGATCAGTCACTCCAGTGCCTAACTCTGCTCCTGTAATGCCAAGTTTTGATCCTTTTAGTGCCTTTGAAAAGAAAGAACCTATGCGTCGAAGAAGTGCAGAAACTCatttagatggaagaaagggacaaTATTATAGTAAACAAAGttcagaaaacttttgtgccAGTCCACATTCCCCTACTCCACCAATTAGCAACAGTGCAATGGATTCACCGGCTACTTCTACTACAACAACTACTACTTTCACCAATACGCGAAGCCATAATGTTGATGCAGTCAACATTAATGGTGGCAATACCAACCGACCCCCTCCAGGTCCGAGACATGTATCCTCTTTGCATCTCACCCCTGTTCCTCCCCATGGTGCCCATCATGCCCCAGGACCTCCTCAGGGAGATGGCACAGTAAAAGTTTGTGGTCGATCATATACATCAGTCAATCTTCAGTTAAGACAACCTTCTACTGAGCCACAACCTCCCATTCAAATACGTAGTAGTGGCTCATCCCTTACCTATTCCACATCCTCCCTTGATCACCGTCAAGGTTCACGTTCCTCCCTCCAGATCTCCATAGGTCCCACTGGTGGCACAATTTCAGCTATGCGCACAAATCTAGACAATAAAAATTCCCCGGCCAATACAGCGTTCCACATCCAATACAGTTCGAGTGCAAATGGGGCTTCAACTCCTACTGGAACTGCATTTCCAACAACAGAAGATGTGGTGGGAAAGGAGGGGGTGCATGGCCAGTCGCGACGCCCACAGACCTGGTACATTTCTGAGCCTGTGCCAAATGAACCCAGGCAACGCAAGTCATCTTTACCAGAGTGTGTGGGACCGCCAGTGTCCTTGCACCACCTTCATTACCCCCCTTCCTCTGATGCTGGTTTGGTTTATAATACAGGAGAACCTGTTTGGGCTGTACCACCTGCCAGGCCTAATTTATCGTATTCACAAG CAATTGTCCAGGAACAGAGTATTCGCAAGCAGAAGTTGGAGACAGAGTTAGCAAAGCAattagaagaaaaagggaagtTACAGTCTGAGGTTCAAATGATGATGCGAGAACTAGAAGCCCGCGAAAATCAACGAAAAAGAAATGCAGACTCAAATGCAAAG AGAATAGAAGAGGTACAGCGAGAAAATCAAAGATTACAATCAGAAtgtgatgaaatggaaaataagattCTACGTCTTG CACCTGACATAGGCCAAGATGATTATTCAGGTATTCCTTCAAGTCAGCCCTATCACGAGCCCCCTGTTGCACCTCAACTTACTA GAGCTAGCTCTGGTTCAAGCTTGGGAAGTGGAACAGGCACTCCGCAGACACCGCACACACCGTATACCCCCCAAGGTGGTTATATTCCACCAAGACCAGCagcacctccaccaccacctcctatGCCCAATTTTCGTGGATTTCAG GGTGTTCCTGGCGATACTGGGGATGAGATGGCTCCAAAATGGGGTTGCACCAAATGCACCTTCATCAACCATCCAGACATGAACAAGTGCGAGATGTGCGAGTGTCCACGCTTCACCATAGGTACGGCTTCCTCCCATCATGCAGGTCTTCCCCCCCACCATCAGGGTCCTTGCTACTGTCACCGCCAACATGCTCCAG